The genomic window TTGGCACCGGACTGGAGCTGGTTTCAAGCGACGAAGCCCGACGGTGAAGTCATTCGCGCGCTGCACGGCGGCGTGCCACCATGGTTGGGATCGATGGTGATCTGTGTCGTGGTGTTGATCTATGTGTTCTTTGGCGGAATGCGTGGTACGACTTGGGCCAACACCTTTCAAACGTTGGTGTTCATGGTTCTGGGGATCATCACGTTCTATGTGATCGCCGATCGGCTGGGCAAGCAGGACGGCTTGATGCAGAACCTGCGGGTGCTGGGCGAGTCGGTTCCCAAGGAGTTCAGTACGCGGACGGAAATGAGCAAGATGAAGTTCTTTTCCTATCTGCTGATTCCCTTGTCGGTGGGCATGTTTCCCCACTTGTTTCAGCACTGGATGACGGCCAAGAGCGCCAAGGCGTTCAAGGTGCCGGTGATTTTCCATCCGCTGTTCATCATGATCGTGTGGGTGCCCTGTGTGTTGGTTGGCGTCTGGGCACAAGGTTCCCTGATGCCGGCGATGCCTCCGAAGCCATCGCTGGAATCCGCCAACTCGATCTTGCCGTTTTTGGTGAAGACCCAGACCGGTCCGATTCTGGGCGGTTTTTTAGCAGCCGGGATTTTGGCCGCCATCATGTCCAGTTTGGACAGCCAGTTCCTGTGCATCGGCACGATCTTTAATAACGACATCGTGCGGCATTACGCCGGCAAGGATCGCTTTACCGATAAACAGCAAGTGATGTTTACGCGGTTGTTTATTATCGGCATTGTGGCGGTGACCTATATCATCAGTTTGATCTTAGGCACCAAGAGCAGCGTGTTTGCGCTGGGCGTATGGTGTTTCAGCGGATTTAGTGCCCTGTTCCCGATCATCATCGCCGCGCTGTACTGGCGTGGGCTGACGGCCGCTGGTGCCATCTGTGGAGTGTTGGCGGCGATCGCCAGTTGGGGCACACTGTTCTTCATGGCTACCGCGCACGGCGAACTGGGAGAATTTGTCTTGGAGATTCCCTGGGGTGAAGGCGAACCGCTGCAGGTGATGCCGGTTGCCGGAATGTTTTTCAGCACCCTGATCGCCACCGTGGTCGTGTCGCTGTTCACCAAAAAACCAAGCGAAGAAAAGATCGCCAAGTTTTTTGGGTAGGTAGGACGACCTCGTTTAACCCGTAGCCGCAGGCGCCGGCGCGGGCTGCCGTGGATCGTTGCAACGACGCTCGATGCACGCCACCTGTTAACTTCGGTAGGCACGCCTTGGCGGACAACGCCTGCGCCTACGGAGCCTGTCAGGTTGAACGGTGATGGGAGAACCTTTTGAGGCTCCTTCGGCTGCGGGTTAAACGAAGTAGCCGCAGGCGTCGGCGCTCACTGTGTGATTAACTGCAATGGATTGAACGTGATGTTCGGGCGCTGACGTTTCAGTTGCTCTAGCACGGCCTCGCTGACTTCGCTGCGCTGCACGTCGATCTGCTGCAGCGTTTCGCGCCGGACGATTTGCTTGACCGCCGCGTCACCGACCCGCGTACCGGTTAGGAACAAGGTCTCCAGCGGAGCCTCGGAGGATAAACTATTCAGCGCCCGGTCGCTGACGGCTGTGAAGCTGAGGTCCAGTTCGGTCAGCTTGTTGGCGCCGGCCAGCAGCGGCGAAAGCGTGTCGTCGATCCGCGTGTTTTCTAAACTCAACTGGTCCAGTGACGACGCGTCGGCGACCAACCGTCGTACGTCTTGGGTGTCGACCGGCAGGTAAGACAGGTTCAACCACTGCAGGTGTGACTGCGGAGCGATGTTGGCGATGCCATCGGCGGTCACGCGTGTATGCCCCAGGCAGATCGCTTGCAACGGGATCTGCGGATCTGGTGCAAATAGTCGTTCGTCATCGATGGTTAAATATTCGACCATCTGTTGGGCGGCGGCTTGGACCGGGATCGGTGGCGCGGCATCGGTGGTTTCGCCGGGCAGCAGCGGGACGTCGTACAGCTGCTGCAGTTTGGCAAACACGCTGGCGCGTCCGTCTTGGAGGCCGTTGTCCATCAGCAGGTGCGTGTAGGCCGCCGCGTGGGCGTACCAGCGGGCGATATCGTCCAACTGTTGAGCACTCTGGCGGCCGGTGGGTACAAGTTCGGCCAACGTCATGCGGTCGCCGGCCGATAGCCAGCGGTAGCGCGCGTACTGCAGTCGCGGCGATTCCCAACCGCCGACCAGGGCATAGGTAGGGCCAAAGCGTACCGATTCCATGTAGCAGGCGATGCCTTCTATCAGCCAGAATTCGGCGGTTTCGCCCGGCCGGTCGACGACGCGGAGTTTTGACCGCGTGGCTTCCCGCAGCAATTGGTGGGTCAGTTCGTGATACCAGGTTGCCGGGTCGGCACCGCGGCCGGCAAACAAAAAAGTGCAGCGCTGTTGATCGGAATAAAAGCCCGTGGAACGCTCCACGCCGGGAACGTGTCGCTGCAGGTTTTCAACGTAAGCGTCCGCGTCGCGGAACAGGACCACCTGCAATTTTTCGTTGCCGCTGCCGATGCCGCCGCCACCTTGGATACCGCGACGGATATCGGTGCGGCCTTCCCAGAGCGGAAAGAAGACCTGCGACCAGACCCAATAAAAACGTTCCAGGCGTTCGGCCACGGCTATGGTCATCGCCCGGCTGGCCGTGGAGTAAACCGCAAAGTGAGGCGTCTCGCACTGCAGGTAGGTGCGTGGACGCCAGCCCAGGATCGGCGGTGCGCCGCGGCCCGGTCGGACCAGCGGTTCGGCGATCTTTCGCGGCGGCAGGGCCAGCGCGCGGCGGACGGCCGCATCGGCGGGGTTGGTGTGGTGGGCTTGCCACAGTTTGTTAAACGCGGCTTCGGTCTGCCCGGCGATAGCCGCCTGGCGGGCCTCGGCGAACAATTGCTTGCTTCGCCGGGCATCGCCCTGGGCGGCTGCCAGCGGAAAATACACCCGCACGCAGTCCGGGCGATCGTGGGGCGGCAAGTCCTGGCCGGAAAGGCAGCGACTGTCGACGGTCAGGATGCACAGCGGCAGCAGCGTCAACAGCACGGCAGAAGCGG from Roseimaritima ulvae includes these protein-coding regions:
- a CDS encoding sodium:solute symporter family protein encodes the protein MFSSRLFSGTREDYQTASHSIGPFLLLMSIFGTTMTAFALVGSSGQAYKEGIGVYGMMASSSGIIHSLCFFLIGVKVWSFARRHGYTTQIEFFRDRLDSDFLGLLMFPILVGLVIPYLLVGVISSGVVIQGLTAGLAPDWSWFQATKPDGEVIRALHGGVPPWLGSMVICVVVLIYVFFGGMRGTTWANTFQTLVFMVLGIITFYVIADRLGKQDGLMQNLRVLGESVPKEFSTRTEMSKMKFFSYLLIPLSVGMFPHLFQHWMTAKSAKAFKVPVIFHPLFIMIVWVPCVLVGVWAQGSLMPAMPPKPSLESANSILPFLVKTQTGPILGGFLAAGILAAIMSSLDSQFLCIGTIFNNDIVRHYAGKDRFTDKQQVMFTRLFIIGIVAVTYIISLILGTKSSVFALGVWCFSGFSALFPIIIAALYWRGLTAAGAICGVLAAIASWGTLFFMATAHGELGEFVLEIPWGEGEPLQVMPVAGMFFSTLIATVVVSLFTKKPSEEKIAKFFG
- a CDS encoding leucine-rich repeat domain-containing protein → MRYHPASAVLLTLLPLCILTVDSRCLSGQDLPPHDRPDCVRVYFPLAAAQGDARRSKQLFAEARQAAIAGQTEAAFNKLWQAHHTNPADAAVRRALALPPRKIAEPLVRPGRGAPPILGWRPRTYLQCETPHFAVYSTASRAMTIAVAERLERFYWVWSQVFFPLWEGRTDIRRGIQGGGGIGSGNEKLQVVLFRDADAYVENLQRHVPGVERSTGFYSDQQRCTFLFAGRGADPATWYHELTHQLLREATRSKLRVVDRPGETAEFWLIEGIACYMESVRFGPTYALVGGWESPRLQYARYRWLSAGDRMTLAELVPTGRQSAQQLDDIARWYAHAAAYTHLLMDNGLQDGRASVFAKLQQLYDVPLLPGETTDAAPPIPVQAAAQQMVEYLTIDDERLFAPDPQIPLQAICLGHTRVTADGIANIAPQSHLQWLNLSYLPVDTQDVRRLVADASSLDQLSLENTRIDDTLSPLLAGANKLTELDLSFTAVSDRALNSLSSEAPLETLFLTGTRVGDAAVKQIVRRETLQQIDVQRSEVSEAVLEQLKRQRPNITFNPLQLITQ